The following coding sequences are from one Shewanella putrefaciens window:
- a CDS encoding FliM/FliN family flagellar motor switch protein — MKITAKARLIKASSDEMIRPIMLVQEKLARTRLLQQLVQLHRPLIDAINNILSPLLRQGHSAVSSSHLTEPRKPIIPEHYYAWFILKHQQNILGYWRIDRCTLDQLASNYYGSMSTPLNSPLRDPSQSEFRLARKLLLSVVDKLPNNTIDTSALEVELIKGQMELAVSAVWSFNFSQESQTPPMLFCLTEHLLGHLAEQPKKSEVSADLPAKLAIWLKNLPVKIQVTLGQHNIPVHSLGQLNTGDILPINLYPKTLLSIGSTPLFHATVHSHEGLMVAKLTQDVYQYEENDIG; from the coding sequence ATGAAGATAACCGCAAAAGCTCGGCTTATTAAAGCGAGTTCGGATGAGATGATCCGGCCTATTATGTTAGTCCAAGAGAAACTCGCTAGAACCCGTTTATTACAACAACTGGTTCAGTTGCATCGCCCACTTATTGATGCCATCAATAACATTTTATCTCCCCTTCTAAGACAGGGGCATTCGGCTGTCTCTAGTTCTCATTTAACTGAACCTAGAAAACCCATTATCCCTGAGCATTACTACGCTTGGTTCATATTGAAGCACCAGCAGAATATTCTGGGTTATTGGAGGATAGATCGTTGTACGCTCGATCAATTAGCAAGTAATTACTATGGCAGTATGTCAACGCCATTAAACTCCCCCTTAAGGGATCCTAGCCAGTCTGAATTTAGATTGGCCAGAAAGTTATTGCTGTCAGTGGTTGATAAGCTGCCAAATAACACAATAGATACCAGTGCTCTTGAAGTTGAATTGATTAAAGGTCAAATGGAGCTTGCTGTGTCGGCGGTATGGTCGTTCAATTTTAGCCAAGAGTCACAAACACCACCGATGCTTTTTTGCTTAACCGAACATTTACTTGGACATTTAGCAGAACAACCTAAAAAATCAGAAGTAAGTGCAGATTTACCTGCAAAATTAGCCATTTGGCTAAAGAATCTTCCAGTAAAAATTCAAGTGACACTTGGGCAACATAACATCCCAGTACACTCCCTTGGTCAGTTAAACACTGGTGATATTTTACCCATTAATTTATATCCAAAAACCTTGTTATCCATCGGAAGTACCCCTCTATTTCATGCAACTGTGCATAGTCATGAAGGGCTGATGGTAGCGAAATTGACTCAAGATGTTTACCAGTATGAGGAGAACGACATTGGCTGA
- a CDS encoding FliM/FliN family flagellar motor switch protein has protein sequence MAEQPILSDDDFLLDDDIFSEKSLSKQDTQSRKLKNNNFFQQLPVQVTLELASAEMSLGELNRMGEGDVIALDRMVGEPLDIRVNGALLGRGEVVEVAGRYGVRLLEIESIALDGTINE, from the coding sequence TTGGCTGAACAACCTATTTTATCGGATGATGATTTTCTATTAGATGACGATATTTTCTCCGAAAAAAGCCTGTCAAAACAGGACACCCAAAGCCGAAAATTGAAGAATAACAATTTTTTTCAACAGCTTCCGGTACAAGTTACTCTCGAACTTGCCAGTGCAGAAATGTCATTAGGTGAGCTAAACCGTATGGGAGAAGGTGATGTTATCGCACTCGATCGTATGGTAGGTGAGCCTCTGGATATCAGAGTCAATGGCGCACTACTCGGTCGAGGTGAAGTCGTAGAAGTCGCAGGTCGATACGGTGTACGTCTGTTAGAAATAGAAAGTATCGCGCTGGATGGGACAATTAACGAATGA
- the fliP gene encoding flagellar type III secretion system pore protein FliP (The bacterial flagellar biogenesis protein FliP forms a type III secretion system (T3SS)-type pore required for flagellar assembly.), giving the protein MIVRLLLLSTFLFVPHAIASEGLTLFTLDSGESSQAVNIKLEILALMTAISFLPVMLMMLTSFTRIIIVLAILRQALGLQQSPPNRVLVGIALILTIFIMRPVGDKIYKEAYLPYDQGKIELMEAISIAKVPLTRFMLAQTRETDLEQMLKIANEPTHMKTAEEVPFFVLMPAFVLSELKTAFQIGFLIFLPFLVIDLVVASVLMSMGMMMLSPLIISLPFKLMIFVLVDGWAMTVSTLTASFG; this is encoded by the coding sequence ATGATAGTTCGGCTGCTTTTACTCTCTACTTTTTTGTTCGTTCCCCACGCTATAGCATCGGAAGGGCTGACCTTATTTACATTGGACAGTGGAGAAAGTAGTCAAGCAGTTAACATTAAACTCGAAATTTTAGCACTCATGACAGCCATTAGCTTTTTGCCTGTCATGTTAATGATGCTTACCAGTTTTACTCGAATTATCATTGTATTAGCCATCCTAAGGCAGGCTCTAGGATTACAACAAAGCCCGCCCAATAGGGTGCTGGTAGGAATAGCGCTAATACTCACTATCTTTATTATGCGTCCCGTGGGAGACAAGATTTATAAAGAGGCTTACCTGCCCTATGATCAGGGTAAGATCGAGTTAATGGAAGCCATTTCGATTGCAAAGGTCCCCTTAACTCGGTTTATGTTGGCACAGACGAGAGAGACAGATCTCGAACAAATGCTAAAAATCGCCAATGAACCTACACATATGAAAACGGCAGAGGAAGTGCCATTTTTTGTTCTGATGCCTGCGTTTGTATTGAGTGAACTCAAAACCGCCTTTCAAATTGGTTTCTTAATCTTCTTGCCTTTCTTGGTTATCGATTTAGTGGTCGCAAGTGTGCTTATGTCGATGGGGATGATGATGCTATCGCCCTTAATTATCTCACTCCCATTTAAGTTAATGATTTTTGTATTGGTCGATGGTTGGGCTATGACAGTCAGCACCTTAACTGCCAGTTTTGGATAG
- a CDS encoding flagellar biosynthetic protein FliQ, with protein sequence MDINELTALFADSMFLVIMMVSALVTPGLILGLIVAVFQAATQVNEQTLSFLPRLIITLLMVLFSGHWLIQQLSDLFDRLFMNIPHIIG encoded by the coding sequence ATGGACATCAATGAACTGACTGCTCTTTTTGCAGATTCCATGTTTCTTGTCATTATGATGGTTTCGGCACTGGTCACGCCAGGGCTGATCCTGGGCTTAATTGTGGCGGTATTTCAAGCCGCAACGCAAGTCAATGAGCAAACCCTCAGTTTTTTGCCGAGACTTATCATTACCTTGCTGATGGTGCTATTTTCAGGCCATTGGCTCATACAACAGCTAAGTGATTTATTTGACAGGTTGTTTATGAATATCCCCCATATTATCGGTTGA
- the fliR gene encoding flagellar biosynthetic protein FliR translates to MLSLTSTEISMLIGGFWWPFCRIMGAFMIMPLLGNAYVPVMVRIFLALSIAALLAPMLPPVPPVDAISLASLFLAIEQLLIGFMLALFLTLLIHVMTMLGNIMSMQMGLAMAVMNDPANGDSSPIISEWFQIFGTLIFLALNGHLVAINIIVDSFRLWPIGHGIFELPLMGLVSRLAWLFAASLMLAIPAVLAMLMVNITFGVLSRSAPSLNIFSLGFPMTMLMGLLCVFLSLSGIPSRYSDLCLDALTAMYQFIGGIT, encoded by the coding sequence ATGCTGTCACTGACCTCAACAGAAATCAGTATGCTCATCGGCGGCTTTTGGTGGCCATTTTGCCGGATCATGGGTGCTTTTATGATAATGCCACTCTTGGGTAATGCTTATGTACCCGTGATGGTAAGAATTTTTCTTGCGCTCAGTATCGCTGCATTGCTCGCACCTATGCTCCCACCCGTTCCACCTGTCGACGCAATCTCACTCGCGTCACTTTTTTTAGCCATTGAACAGCTACTCATTGGGTTTATGCTCGCATTATTTTTAACGCTGCTAATCCATGTAATGACCATGCTTGGCAATATTATGTCCATGCAGATGGGACTCGCCATGGCAGTTATGAACGATCCTGCCAATGGTGACTCAAGCCCGATCATCAGCGAATGGTTTCAAATTTTTGGCACTTTGATTTTTCTTGCACTCAATGGCCACTTAGTTGCCATCAATATCATTGTGGATAGTTTCCGTTTATGGCCGATTGGTCATGGCATTTTTGAATTACCACTCATGGGGTTAGTGAGCCGATTGGCTTGGCTGTTTGCGGCATCACTTATGCTCGCCATACCAGCAGTACTTGCCATGCTAATGGTCAATATTACTTTCGGAGTGCTAAGTCGCTCTGCGCCCTCATTAAATATCTTCTCACTCGGATTTCCCATGACGATGTTAATGGGGTTGCTCTGTGTTTTTCTGTCACTGAGTGGCATACCTAGTCGTTACAGCGATCTCTGTTTAGATGCCTTGACCGCCATGTATCAATTTATAGGTGGGATCACATGA